From Phragmites australis chromosome 5, lpPhrAust1.1, whole genome shotgun sequence, a single genomic window includes:
- the LOC133919890 gene encoding uncharacterized protein LOC133919890 isoform X1 encodes MLKFLSKVVVEYCPLDPRKAAAVELLAQCNGRKAKDSNPTCSVELRRLPSPPHLEDPKSQQPLPPPRVVVTYLNGAEEAIVAADGVTAQGIRDQILARGRLIDTEHMFRDGGEKWPIVIPEEELGMSFPGIKGWAQTRWLRGMQPWQ; translated from the exons ATGCTCAAGTTCCTGTccaaggtggtggtggagtACTGCCCACTGGACCCGCGGAAGGCAGCGGCGGTGGAGCTGCTGGCGCAGTGCAACGGCCGCAAGGCCAAGGACTCCAACCCGACCTGCTCCGTCGAGctccgccgcctcccctccccgccTCACTTAGAGGATCCCAAATCGCAGCAGCCTCTCCCGCCCCCGCGGGTCGTCGTCACCTACCTCAACGGCGCCGAGGAGGCCATCGTCGCGGCCGACGGCGTCACCGCGCAGGGCATCAGGGACCAGATCCTCGCCCGTGGGCGGCTCATCGACACCGAGCATATGTTCCGCGATGGAGGGGAGAAGTGGCCCATTGTCATCCCCGAGGAGGAGCTCGGCATGTCGTTCCCGGGCATCAAG GGGTGGGCACAAACAAGGTGGCTCCGGGGCATGCAACCGTGGCAATAG
- the LOC133919890 gene encoding uncharacterized protein LOC133919890 isoform X2: MLKFLSKVVVEYCPLDPRKAAAVELLAQCNGRKAKDSNPTCSVELRRLPSPPHLEDPKSQQPLPPPRVVVTYLNGAEEAIVAADGVTAQGIRDQILARGRLIDTEHMFRDGGEKWPIVIPEEELGMSFPGIKPKKAEEKPRAQ, translated from the exons ATGCTCAAGTTCCTGTccaaggtggtggtggagtACTGCCCACTGGACCCGCGGAAGGCAGCGGCGGTGGAGCTGCTGGCGCAGTGCAACGGCCGCAAGGCCAAGGACTCCAACCCGACCTGCTCCGTCGAGctccgccgcctcccctccccgccTCACTTAGAGGATCCCAAATCGCAGCAGCCTCTCCCGCCCCCGCGGGTCGTCGTCACCTACCTCAACGGCGCCGAGGAGGCCATCGTCGCGGCCGACGGCGTCACCGCGCAGGGCATCAGGGACCAGATCCTCGCCCGTGGGCGGCTCATCGACACCGAGCATATGTTCCGCGATGGAGGGGAGAAGTGGCCCATTGTCATCCCCGAGGAGGAGCTCGGCATGTCGTTCCCGGGCATCAAG CCGAAGAAAGCTGAGGAGAAGCCCCGGGCCCAGTGA
- the LOC133919887 gene encoding mitogen-activated protein kinase kinase kinase 1a-like, with protein MAAPQRPRPRPRPQLARTNAMKHSYPAEDEGPAAELGSEFASQTSFRIRCGRGAGAEVADLFRKLGLSGPEDFTIPPAIYAAAMAYLPDLSRRRRESLEASLGRGAGAEGSASPELPDVSGRDVVVAARLDTAELREEPVLATKVVKAEVVEVSARSYEGDGAESSSRVVELEVAEASRREVATVVKAGNADKEKTRLSSSRVNAVKVDPLRVERRKPVVVEAIRETTGVVVQVVAESTSCDIEHLISPSPHRRFKRTITSWLKGGHLGSGSFGSVYEAISDDGFFFAVKEVSLLDQGLNAKQRICQLEHEISLLSRLEHENIVRYFGTDKEDGKLYIFLELVTQGSLAALYQKYRLQDSQVSAYTRQILNGLSYLHQRNVLHRDIKCANILVDANGLVKLADFGLAKEMSILSQARSSKGTVYWMAPEVAKAKPHGPPADIWSLGCTVLEMLTGRVPYPDMEWTYALLKIGRGIPPEIPNTLSEDAHDFIMRCVQANPDDRPSAAQLLEHPFVQRPLQH; from the exons ATGGCGGCGCCGcagcgcccgcgcccgcgcccccGGCCGCAGCTCGCGCGCACCAACGCGATGAAACACTCCTACCCGGCCGAGGACGAAGGCCCCGCGGCCGAGCTCGGCTCCGAGTTCGCGTCGCAGACCAGCTTCCGCATCCGCTGCGgccgcggcgcgggcgcggaggTCGCCGACCTCTTCCGCAAGCTCGGCCTCTCGGGCCCCGAGGACTTCACCATCCCCCCAGCCATCTACGCCGCCGCCATGGCGTACCTCCCCGATCTCTCCCGCCGGCGCCGAGAGTCGCTGGAGGCGTCCCTGGGACGGGGTGCGGGCGCCGAGGGGTCCGCATCACCGGAGCTTCCAGATGTTTCTGGACGGGACGTCGTGGTCGCAGCGAGGCTGGATACAGCCGAGCTGAGGGAGGAACCTGTGTTAGCTACCAAAGTAGTCAAAGCAGAGGTTGTTGAAGTTTCTGCACGATCCTACGAAGGGGATGGAGCTGAATCGAGCAGCAGAGTTGTCGAATTGGAGGTGGCTGAAGCTTCCAGACGAGAGGTTGCCACCGTGGTGAAGGCGGGGAATGCAGACAAAGAGAAAACCAGGCTATCGAGCAGCAGAGTCAATGCGGTCAAGGTGGATCCGCTGCGAGTGGAGAGGAGAAAACCTGTGGTTGTGGAGGCGATAAGGGAGACAACCGGTGTCGTGGTTCAAGTTGTAGCAGAGTCCACTTCTTGTGACATTGAGCATTTGATCTCACCGTCGCCACACAGGCGGTTTAAGAGAACCATCACGTCTTGGCTCAAGGGAGGGCATCTTGGGAGCGGATCGTTTGGGTCTGTGTATGAGGCGATCAGCGA TGACGGTTTTTTCTTTGCTGTCAAGGAGGTATCCTTACTTGACCAAGGACTGAATGCAAAACAACGCATTTGTCAGCTCGAGCAT GAGATATCCCTCTTGAGTCGCTTGGAGCACGAAAATATAGTTCGGTATTTTGGAACAGATAAG GAAGATGGGAagctatatatttttcttgaacttGTTACTCAAGGCTCTTTGGCAGCTTTATATCAAAAATACCGTTTACAAGATTCACAAGTCTCAGCATACACAAGGCAAATTCTGAATGGTTTGAGCTATCTACATCAGCGCAATGTGCTGCACAG AGATATCAAATGTGCCAATATACTAGTTGATGCAAATGGATTGGTTAAATTGGCAGATTTTGGACTTGCAAAGGAG ATGTCAATTTTGAGTCAGGCAAGATCTAGCAAGGGAACTGTGTACTGGATGGCCCCTGAG GTTGCCAAGGCTAAGCCACATGGACCTCCAGCAGATATATGGAGTCTTGGCTGCACAGTTTTGGAGATGCTGACTGGCAGAGTTCCGTACCCTGATATGGAATGG ACATACGCCTTGCTTAAAATTGGTAGGGGAATTCCACCAGAAATTCCCAATACACTATCAGAAGATGCACACGATTTCATAATGAGGTGCGTCCAAGCAAATCCAGATGACCGGCCATCTGCTGCTCAGTTGTTGGAGCACCCTTTTGTACAGAGACCACTGCAACATTAA